Proteins encoded in a region of the Etheostoma spectabile isolate EspeVRDwgs_2016 unplaced genomic scaffold, UIUC_Espe_1.0 scaffold00569331, whole genome shotgun sequence genome:
- the LOC116684786 gene encoding protamine-like protein, producing the protein MSSAVSALPSAAQAKSPKKRAKSQRKKTGPTVSELILKAASASTERGAVSLAALKKALKAGGYDVVKNKARILIAIRRLVASKSLLRTKGTGASGSFKVNKKPPTPRKKRVVKKPKAKKVKKARSKKAAGGATPAAKKSPKKRKIKAKSPKKAKRPAAAKKPKKPKSPSKVKSRVAKSTRTRAAAKK; encoded by the coding sequence ATGTCTTCTGCTGTGAGTGCTTTGCCCTCGGCGGCTCAGGCCAAATCTCCCAAGAAGAGAGCCAAGTCTCAGAGGAAGAAGACGGGTCCTACAGTGTCAGAGCTGATCCTGAAGGCTGCATCCGCGTCCACAGAGCGCGGCGCCGTGTCCCTGGCAGCCCTGAAGAAGGCGTTGAAGGCCGGAGGATACGATGTGGTGAAGAACAAAGCCAGAATCCTCATCGCCATCAGACGCTTGGTGGCCAGCAAATCCCTGCTCCGAACCAAGGGCACCGGGGCCTCTGGTTCCTTCAAGGTGAACAAGAAGCCCCCCACACCTCGGAAGAAAAGGGTGGTGAAGAAGCCAAAGGCGAAAAAGGTGAAGAAGGCCAGAAGCAAGAAAGCAGCTGGAGGTGCCACTCCAGCAGCCAAGAAGTcccctaaaaaaagaaagattaagGCAAAGAGTCCGAAGAAAGCAAAGAGGCCCGCAGCGGCCAAGAAACCCAAAAAGCCAAAGAGTCCCAGCAAGGTCAAAAGCAGGGTCGCCAAGTCTACCAGGACCAGGGCTGCTGCCAAGAAGTGA